The Scyliorhinus canicula unplaced genomic scaffold, sScyCan1.1, whole genome shotgun sequence genomic sequence aacccagggatcactgggcagtgatcaggagcaggaaccctggctgatttccccctctctctctctaacccagggatcactggacagtgatcaggagcaggaaccctggctgatttaccccctctctccctctctaacccagggatcactggacagtgatcaggagcagcaaccctggctgatttcccctctctctccctctaacccagggatcactggacagtgatcaggagcaggaaccctggctgttaattcccctctctctctaacccagggatcactgggcagtgatcaggagcaggaaccctggctgatttcccctctctctctaacccagtgatcactggacagtgatcaggagcaggaaccctggctgatttcccctctctctctctaacccagggatcactggacagtgatcaggagcaggaaccctggctgatttcccctctctctctaaccctgtgatcactggacagtgatcaggagcaggaaccctggctgatttcccctctctctctaacccagggatcactggacagtgatcaggagcaggaaccctggctgatttcctctctctctctaacccagggatcactggacagtgatcaggagcaggaaccctggctgatttcctctctctctctctctctctaacccagggattactggacagtgatcaggagcaggaaccctgcctgatttcccctctctctctctaacccagggatcactggacagtgatcaggagcaggaaccctggctgatttcctctctttccctctctaacccagggatcactggacagtgatcaggagcaggaatcctggctgatttcccccctctctctaacccagggatcactggacagtgatcaggagcaggaaccctggctgatttcccctctctctctctaacccagggatcactggacagtgatcaggagcaggaaccctggctgatttcccccctctctctaacccagggatcactgggcagtgatcaggagcaggaaccctggctgatttcccctctctctctctctctaacccagggatcactatacagatggagggtgagaaagtaaaatcaaatactattgttttgtgtttaaacaaaggagattacaaggggatgagagaagaactagctaaggtagactgggagctaagactttatggtggaacagttgaggaacagtggagaaccttccaagcgatttttcacagagctcagcaaaggtttataccaacaaaaaggaaggacggaagaaagagggaaaatcgaccgtggatatctaaggaaataagggagagtattaaattgaaggaaaaagcatataaagtggcaaagattgatgggagattagaggactgggaaatctttagggggcaacagaaagctactaaaaaagctataaagaagagtaagatagagtatgagagtaaacttgctcagaatataaaaacagacagtaaaagtttttacaaatatataaaacaaaaaagagtggctcaggtaaatattggtcctttagaggatgagaagggagttttaataatgggaaatgaggaaatggctgaggaactgaacaggttttttgggtcggtcttcacagtggaagacacaaataacatgccagcgactgatagaaatgaggctattacaggtgaggaccttgagaggattgttatcactaaggagggagtgatgggcaagctaatggggctaaaggtagacaagtctcctggccctgatggaatgcatcccagagtgctaaaagagatggctagggaaattgcagatgcactagtgataatttaccaaaattcactagactctggggtggtcccggtggattggaaattagcaaacgtgacgccactgtttaaaaaaggaggtaggcagagagcgggtaattataggccagtgagcttaacttcggtagtagggaagatgctggaatctatcatcaaggaagaaatctatggaattccttgcccagtgaagcagttgaggctccttcattacatgtttttaaggtaaagatagatagttttttgaagaataacgggattaagggttatggtgttcgggccggaaagtggagctgagtccacaaaagatcagccatgatctaattgaatggcggagcaggctcgaggggccagatggcctactcctgctcctagttcttatgttcttatgttttgttAATGGAAGTTTATGTGTTTGCCAGGGCTGTTTAATGGTTTGGAGAACGCAAAGCAGATATCGCATAGCTACCTGCTGCAGTCCGTGAAAGGGAACGACGATGAGGATGATGGGGAGGATCTGAAGGCCCCGGACCTGGAATGTGAGGACGAGGATGGTTCAGGGGATCAGCAGGGTAGTGATACCCCCCCGTGCCAGCACGCCTACTCCCGCTGCCAGAGGTACCGGTGCCTGGGCGGCTCATCGGAGAGCCGGAGCAGCATGGCATGTGGGCACAGCGGGAGCCTGATTGAGGCCTGCTCTCGCTCCTGCAGCCCTGAGAGGTGGTCCTGTCTGGCTCGGGGCAACCAGTCGCCCGCCCTGAGCGTCCGCCGCCCACACCCCGCCTTCTACCGAGTGTCGGCCTGCCCATCGGCCAGCCCCTCGCCCAAATCCAGCTCGGGAGGGCGCGGTTCGCCCCGCTGCCACCATGCCGCGCCGGATCCGCTCGCCTCGGCCTCCCGCTCCGTCTCCTGCGCCCTGGACTCCGAGGGCCCCGCCCGCCACAGCCTGACCCCCGACCCCTGCCGCAGCTCCGTCTCGGCTGACCGCTCCCGCCACCGCAGCCCTGACCCCTACCCcgggggcagccgggtcagccgCCAGTCGGACCGCTCCCCGGACGGCTCGGGCACCCGCTCGCCCGATACCTGCGCCAGCTGCGCCTCCCGCTGCCGCCTGCCTATGGGCGACTTCCCCCGCCggccctccccccgctccccggCCTCCTGCGCCAGCCGGGCCTCCTGCCGGGGGGGACGCGACCTGACCCCCAGCCCCGAGCCCCCCGGCCCCCGCCTCGTCCACCGGGcctggcacccccctcccccgccctgctcctcctccaccgtcATCCTCCTGCCCTCCTCCGGCCCCCGCGGTCCGCCCAGGGCCTCCCGGGGCGAGCCCTACCACGTCAACGAGCTGCAGTGCACCGGTCGGGTGGTCTACGACGCCCGGGCCCGCAAGGCCGAGAACGTccgggaggacggcgggggcaacGGGCAGGGCGGGGGCAACGGGCAGGGCGGGGGCAACGGGGAGCCCGCGGAGCAGGGCACCTGCCGCCCATGTTTCTACAAGGACCAGAGAAGCAACGAGGCGGGCAACGACTCCTACTACCCGCACCCGGAGTGAGAGAGCGACGTGAGCAACCAGGCCTACCCAGGAGGCAGTGAGACGCCCAAAAGAACCACCTTCAACCGTCTCACTAAATTAATTCCACTGCACACGCCCCTCCCCTGGGCTCTATCAGAGGCACAGAAGTACAAAAACCCCTCCCCCTATGTGAAACCCTTTATAAAACATTACTTAAGCCTC encodes the following:
- the LOC119960794 gene encoding wiskott-Aldrich syndrome protein homolog 1-like: MACGHSGSLIEACSRSCSPERWSCLARGNQSPALSVRRPHPAFYRVSACPSASPSPKSSSGGRGSPRCHHAAPDPLASASRSVSCALDSEGPARHSLTPDPCRSSVSADRSRHRSPDPYPGGSRVSRQSDRSPDGSGTRSPDTCASCASRCRLPMGDFPRRPSPRSPASCASRASCRGGRDLTPSPEPPGPRLVHRAWHPPPPPCSSSTVILLPSSGPRGPPRASRGEPYHVNELQCTGRVVYDARARKAENVREDGGGNGQGGGNGQGGGNGEPAEQGTCRPCFYKDQRSNEAGNDSYYPHPE